The Gemella massiliensis genome contains a region encoding:
- the dnaI gene encoding primosomal protein DnaI: MKKLSNVLLTNTEESYKKFISEKVLSDKEIIKFIKENYFTLEDIEKNHEIFYQYYISKDKNLDLNHIPKLLYRDNKVYITYNETDEYRNYRQSLQLNSKIKTEFVPSKILTYTFENLSKNKEKAKVAIECIRICNSILNEVNMKGLYIYGSTGVGKTYFMGCIYNHFKENGIEPAIIYYPEFVRKIKTKISNNEYEQYIDIIRAEKILIIDDIGAENITEFIRDEILGPIINYREAENLPTFFSSNLSFSDLLAVLSKTKNSVDQTKALRIVERIKSLSTPLLLKGQNERELYN; encoded by the coding sequence ATGAAGAAATTATCTAATGTGCTATTAACAAATACAGAAGAAAGTTATAAAAAATTTATTTCTGAAAAAGTCCTTAGTGATAAAGAAATAATAAAGTTTATAAAAGAAAATTATTTTACGCTTGAAGATATAGAGAAAAATCACGAAATATTCTATCAATATTATATTTCAAAAGATAAAAATTTAGATTTAAACCATATTCCAAAATTACTATACAGAGATAATAAAGTTTATATTACTTACAATGAAACTGATGAATATAGAAATTACAGACAAAGTTTGCAATTGAATAGTAAAATTAAGACAGAATTTGTGCCGTCAAAAATTTTAACTTATACTTTTGAAAATTTGTCTAAAAATAAGGAAAAAGCAAAGGTTGCCATTGAGTGCATAAGAATATGTAATTCAATTTTAAACGAAGTAAATATGAAAGGATTGTATATATACGGATCTACAGGAGTTGGGAAAACATACTTTATGGGATGTATATATAATCATTTTAAAGAAAACGGAATAGAACCTGCCATTATTTATTATCCCGAATTTGTAAGAAAAATAAAAACAAAGATTAGTAATAATGAATATGAACAGTATATAGATATTATCCGAGCAGAAAAAATTTTAATAATAGATGATATAGGTGCGGAAAATATTACAGAGTTTATAAGAGATGAAATCTTAGGACCGATAATTAACTACAGAGAAGCAGAAAATTTACCTACGTTTTTCTCATCTAATCTTTCATTTTCGGATTTGTTGGCAGTGTTATCTAAAACCAAAAATTCGGTAGATCAAACTAAAGCATTACGTATAGTAGAAAGAATTAAATCTCTTAGTACCCCGCTTTTATTAAAAGGACAAAATGAAAGAGAATTATATAACTAA
- a CDS encoding regulatory protein RecX produces the protein MKIENITKLKIKYKIELDNGKHFYVSEETVIKYGLIKKIELSGEQLKEILSHENIEKAYTKAINYLNYGLRTERDMREYLEKKEIVSDIIDEVIERLKVMGYINDIYYIEAAVTDYFNLNKKGPYWIKRKLLGKGLNKEVVEENIQKICTEERMIDTLYRIIEREFNAKRESKNKKIQKITHKLYTNGYSFDIIRKVFDIFFEDYEDVDENDVLETYFNRAYRNYLNRYEGYMLKQKIIEKLVRDGFSYYDVKNFLETKDL, from the coding sequence TTGAAAATAGAGAATATAACAAAATTAAAAATCAAATACAAAATTGAATTGGATAATGGGAAACATTTTTATGTATCAGAAGAAACAGTAATAAAATATGGTTTGATAAAAAAAATAGAATTGTCCGGAGAGCAGCTTAAAGAAATATTATCACATGAGAATATAGAAAAAGCATATACTAAAGCTATAAATTACTTAAATTACGGTTTAAGAACAGAACGGGATATGCGAGAATATCTTGAGAAAAAGGAAATAGTTTCTGATATAATAGACGAGGTAATTGAGCGTTTAAAAGTGATGGGATATATAAATGATATTTATTATATTGAGGCAGCTGTTACCGATTATTTTAATCTTAATAAAAAAGGCCCCTATTGGATAAAAAGGAAACTTTTAGGTAAAGGTCTTAATAAGGAAGTTGTTGAAGAGAATATTCAAAAAATTTGTACTGAAGAGCGTATGATTGATACACTTTATCGCATAATAGAGCGTGAATTTAATGCGAAAAGAGAGTCGAAAAATAAAAAAATTCAAAAAATAACGCATAAACTTTATACAAATGGTTATTCTTTTGATATAATTAGAAAGGTATTTGACATATTTTTTGAAGATTACGAAGATGTTGATGAAAATGATGTATTAGAAACTTATTTTAATCGTGCTTATCGTAATTATTTAAATAGGTATGAAGGTTATATGCTGAAACAAAAAATCATTGAAAAATTGGTAAGGGATGGTTTCTCTTATTATGATGTGAAAAACTTTTTAGAAACAAAAGATTTGTAG